Proteins encoded in a region of the Zea mays cultivar B73 chromosome 2, Zm-B73-REFERENCE-NAM-5.0, whole genome shotgun sequence genome:
- the LOC541643 gene encoding plastidic general dicarboxylate transporter, with the protein MELHLATIAHRPPLPVPARGHHLRRRLHHLPAPLSFQNTYSPSLSSPHHHRLSPTLRRHLRLPLLASQAPNSNPEPEPEPEPTGAKLLPLVISIAIGLAVRFLAPRPVEVSPQAWQLLSIFLSTIAGLVLGPLPVGAWAFLGLTAAVATRTLPFTAAFSAFTNEVIWLIVISFFFARGFVKTGLGDRIATYFVKWLGSSTLGLSYGLTLSEACIAPAMPSTTARAGGVFLPIIKSLSLSAESKPNHPSSRKLGSYLVMTQFQASGNSSALFLTAAAQNLLCLKLAEELGVIIANPWVSWFKAASLPALVSLLATPYLLYKIFPPETKDTPDAPALAEKKLKLMGPVTKNESVMIGTMILAVSLWVFGDAIGVSSVVAAMLGLSILLVLGVLDWDDCLNEKSAWDTLAWFAVLVGMAGQLTNLGIVSWMSNCVAKLLQSFSLSWPVAFCVLEASYFLIHYLFASQTGHVGALYSAFLAMHIAAGVPSVLSALALAFNTNLFGAITHYSSGQAAVYFGAGYMELPDVFRLGFITALANTLIWGVVGTIWWKFLGLY; encoded by the exons ATGGAGCTCCACCTCGCCACCATCGCCCACCGCCCGCCTTTGCCGGTACCGGCGCGGGGCCACcacctccgccgccgcctccacCACCTCCCGGCTCCTCTCTCCTTCCAAAACACCTACTCCCCCTCCCTTTCCTCCCCGCATCATCATCGCCTTTCTCCCACCCTTCGCCGCCACCTCCGCCTGCCTCTTCTCGCCTCCCAAGCGCCCAATTCTAACCCGGAGCCTGAACCTGAGCCCGAGCCCACTGGTGCGAAGCTACTGCCGCTCGTCATCTCCATCGCCATCGGCCTCGCCGTGCGGTTCCTCGCGCCGCGGCCCGTCGAGGTTAGCCCGCAGGCGTGGCAGCTCCTCTCCATCTTCCTCTCCACAATCGCGGGGCTGGTGCTTGGCCCTCTCCCTGTCGGCGCATGGGCCTTCCTCGGGCTCACAGCCGCCGTCGCCACTCGCACGCTCCCCTTCACCGCCGCCTTCTCCGCCTTCACCAACGAGGTCATCTGGCTCATCGTCATTTCCTTCTTCTTCGCGCGCGGGTTCGTCAAGACAGGCCTCGGCGACCGAATCGCCACCTACTTCGTCAAGTGGCTCGGGAGCAGCACGCTGGGCCTTTCCTACGGGCTTACCCTCAGCGAGGCCTGCATCGCGCCAGCCATGCCCAGCACCACGGCGAGGGCCGGAGGCGTGTTCCTACCTATCATCAAGTCGCTCTCGCTGTCGGCTGAGAGCAAGCCCAACCATCCATCGTCGCGGAAGCTTGGGTCCTATCTTGTGATGACGCAATTCCAG GCATCTGGTAACTCGAGTGCTTTATTCCTCACTGCTGCAGCACAAAACCTGTTGTGCTTGAAGCTAGCAGAGGAGCTTGGTGTAATCATTGCAAATCCATGGGTATCATGGTTCAAAGCTGCTAGTTTGCCAGCTCTTGTTTCTCTGCTAGCAACACCATATTTGCTGTACAAAATCTTCCCACCTGAAACAAAGGACACCCCTGATGCCCCAGCACTGGCTGAAAAGAAACTGAAGCTCATGGGCCCTGTGACTAAAAACGAATCGGTTATGATTGGCACAATGATTCTTGCAGTCTCCTTATGGGTTTTTGG GGATGCTATTGGTGTGTCTAGTGTTGTGGCTGCAATGCTTGGGCTCTCCATTCTTCTCGTTCTCGGTGTGCTAGACTGGGACGATTGCTTGAATGAGAAATCAGCATGGGATACATTGGCTTGGTTTGCAGTTCTGGTTGGAATGGCAGGACAACTCACTAACCTGGGAATTGTTTCTTGGATGTCAAACTGTGTTGCCAAGCTGCTTCAGTCGTTCTCATTGAGTTGGCCAGTGGCATTTTGTGTTCTGGAGGCCTCCTACTTTCTGATCCACTACCTATTTGCAAGCCAGACTGGACATGTTGGAGCCTTATACTCTGCATTTCTGGCTATGCATATAGCGGCCGGTGTTCCTAGTGTGCTGTCAGCACTTGCTTTGGCATTCAACACAAATCTGTTCGGTGCAATCACTCATTATAGTAGTGGGCAGGCTGCAGTATACTTCGGAG CCGGGTATATGGAGCTTCCAGATGTTTTCAGGCTGGGTTTTATAACAGCCTTGGCTAACACGTTAATCTGGGGAGTTGTTGGAACCATCTGGTGGAAATTTTTGGGTCTGTACTGA